One Nostoc sp. UHCC 0302 DNA window includes the following coding sequences:
- a CDS encoding Hsp20/alpha crystallin family protein yields MPITRWEPFQEIERWEPLREIEHLQQRMNRLFERMIPSGNGGVSALTFIPSAEMEETADAVNLRLEIPGLESKDLNVEVTEESVSISGERKSETKMEEKGIMRSEFRYGKFERIIPLPAHVQNDKAQAEYKNGILTLTLPKVEGEKKKAVKINLS; encoded by the coding sequence ATGCCGATTACTCGTTGGGAACCGTTTCAAGAAATTGAACGTTGGGAGCCTTTGCGGGAGATTGAGCATCTGCAACAACGGATGAACCGCCTGTTTGAGCGGATGATCCCCAGTGGGAATGGAGGAGTCTCTGCACTTACCTTTATACCCTCCGCCGAAATGGAAGAAACTGCTGACGCAGTTAACCTCAGACTAGAAATTCCGGGACTAGAATCTAAAGATTTGAATGTGGAGGTTACTGAAGAATCTGTTTCGATCAGTGGCGAACGCAAGTCTGAAACCAAGATGGAAGAAAAAGGCATTATGCGCTCTGAATTCCGTTATGGCAAATTTGAGCGAATCATTCCGCTACCTGCTCACGTTCAAAACGACAAAGCGCAAGCTGAATACAAAAACGGTATTCTTACCCTCACCTTACCGAAGGTTGAAGGAGAGAAGAAAAAAGCCGTCAAGATTAACCTTAGTTAG
- a CDS encoding DUF305 domain-containing protein, with translation MKNKNLIYGLIGLLNSSVVGGFLIINNTQAQSPTLQHNTHHPSSQVTPSQQGMMGEVDQHFITMMIPHHQQAVEMANLALTRAKHPEIKKLAQAIKTYQSREIQQMRTWYKAWYGKEVPVASMSGMRMMGGQHSMSQAQNQGMMAMSMHHDMRGMDVDLETLKNTQDFDREFISQMIPHHQMAVMMARMVANNSTHPEVRNLAQSIIKTQTAEITQMRQLYQAWYQPALRQNLRKTKL, from the coding sequence ATGAAGAACAAAAATTTGATTTATGGTCTTATAGGGTTATTGAACAGTAGTGTTGTTGGAGGATTCTTAATAATCAATAACACGCAAGCTCAGTCTCCAACTTTACAACATAATACTCATCATCCATCTTCTCAGGTTACTCCTTCCCAACAAGGGATGATGGGTGAGGTTGATCAGCATTTCATCACAATGATGATTCCTCACCATCAGCAAGCAGTGGAAATGGCTAATTTAGCTTTAACGCGTGCTAAACATCCTGAAATCAAAAAACTAGCTCAAGCCATTAAAACATACCAATCCCGTGAAATTCAACAAATGCGAACTTGGTATAAGGCATGGTATGGCAAAGAAGTGCCTGTTGCATCAATGTCTGGCATGAGAATGATGGGAGGACAGCACAGTATGAGCCAGGCTCAGAATCAAGGAATGATGGCAATGTCTATGCATCATGATATGAGGGGCATGGATGTAGATTTAGAAACCTTGAAAAATACTCAAGACTTTGATCGGGAATTTATTAGCCAAATGATTCCTCATCACCAAATGGCTGTGATGATGGCACGTATGGTTGCTAACAATAGTACACACCCTGAAGTTCGCAACTTAGCTCAGTCCATTATTAAAACTCAAACGGCTGAAATCACACAAATGCGGCAACTTTATCAGGCTTGGTATCAGCCTGCTCTTAGACAAAATCTCAGGAAGACAAAATTATGA
- a CDS encoding dienelactone hydrolase family protein has product MDRTLTQHPREHLVSVTAGEVNLEGNLVIPEGATGIVLFAHGSGSSRHSPRNRYVAGVLQQAGLATLLIDLLTLEEEEIDLRTRHLRFDIGLLASRLVGATDWLVHNSDTRHLKVAYFGASTGAGAALVAATERPEVVQAIVSRGGRPDLAGSVLPHVKAPTLLIVGGYDMPVIAMNEDALEQLRSLKRLEIIPEATHLFEEPGTLAAAAQLASEWFTHYLK; this is encoded by the coding sequence ATGGATAGAACATTAACACAGCACCCCCGTGAACATCTGGTGTCAGTGACAGCAGGTGAGGTTAACTTAGAGGGTAATTTAGTGATTCCAGAGGGTGCTACGGGCATAGTTTTATTTGCTCATGGCAGTGGTAGCAGCCGTCACAGCCCCCGCAATCGCTATGTTGCTGGAGTCTTACAACAGGCAGGACTCGCAACTTTATTAATTGACTTACTGACTCTGGAAGAAGAAGAAATTGACCTGCGGACAAGACATTTACGCTTTGATATTGGTTTGTTGGCATCGCGGTTAGTTGGCGCTACAGATTGGCTGGTACATAACTCAGACACCCGACACCTAAAAGTTGCTTACTTTGGTGCTAGTACAGGAGCCGGCGCAGCCTTGGTTGCCGCTACAGAACGTCCAGAAGTTGTCCAGGCTATTGTCTCTCGTGGTGGACGACCGGATTTAGCTGGTTCAGTGTTACCTCATGTCAAAGCGCCAACATTGTTGATTGTTGGGGGTTACGATATGCCAGTGATCGCAATGAATGAGGATGCACTAGAACAGTTGCGATCGCTAAAACGGTTGGAGATTATTCCCGAAGCCACCCATTTATTTGAAGAACCAGGTACATTAGCAGCAGCAGCACAACTGGCGAGTGAATGGTTTACGCATTACCTCAAGTAA
- a CDS encoding UPF0182 family protein yields the protein MKLKQRGILLIILIAIVSVSLSKTLVHILTEVWWFDTVGFSEVFWTRLTWQILTWIVTFAFYTLFLWVNYQIAMRHTRHSSFRFFEDSALVDYADKFANFLALVLILFIGFGAASASTSAWETILKYLHPTSFSDRDPIFQQDIGFYVFQLPLYEAIRNWLLFAFVWGLIVSFLVYFLKGIFTLRQNNGRNPLYRKAKNHLSLLLAGIATLIAIDFWLKRYSLLYSTNGVVFGAGYTDVHARLFAYWVTSIIALVVAVLLLLSIGRRSFALPMLGIVLFFVALVLLNGVYPWFVQQFIVEPNELTKEKSYIANNIKFTQNAYHLHDVQKQNYTAVTQLNRQVLQSNQPTIRNIRLWDYRPLLSTYRQIQEMRLYYQFQSVDVDRYTLNGNYQQVMLSGRELAYSQLPQEAKTWVNRRLKYTHGYGLVMSPVNQVTSDGLPELYIKDIPPISKVDLQVSQPAIYYGEKTDNYIFTGTKTQEFDYPLGDGNAYTNYNGKGGVPIPTMWHRLAYAYDLGSLQILISDYFNQQSRIHYYRLLQERVSHVAPFLHLDSDPYLVVIDGRLQWILDTYTVSDRYPYSEPVAQTMNAAEILKGGNIEQILHRDINYLRNSVKVLVDAYDGTMRFFIVDEADPVLRTYQKIFPHLFESNTSIPSEVKNHFRYPQDLFKIQAQMYLVYHMNDPELFYNREDLWRLPIETYEGNEHIMQPYYMIMRLPGAAKEEFIQILPFTPANKDNMIAWMAAHSNSKEYGKLLLYEFPKQKLVFGPRQIEARIDQEPQISQQFTLWSQAGSKVIRGDLLVIPIDQSLLYVEPVYLRAEQGELPELKRVIVAYDKAVVMEETLEKSLAAIFGGVQEQEQVPSRVTGEVPNLAKSALATYQKAQEALRQGNWAEYGRYQQELEGILRKLNQGSNTNS from the coding sequence ATGAAACTGAAACAGAGAGGCATTCTATTAATCATCTTGATTGCGATTGTTAGTGTGTCTCTATCTAAAACACTGGTGCATATTCTAACAGAAGTATGGTGGTTTGATACTGTCGGGTTTTCAGAAGTATTTTGGACAAGGTTAACTTGGCAAATTCTCACTTGGATTGTCACTTTTGCTTTCTACACGCTGTTTCTCTGGGTAAACTATCAGATTGCTATGCGCCACACGCGGCATAGTTCCTTTCGCTTTTTTGAAGACAGCGCATTGGTTGACTATGCCGATAAATTTGCCAATTTCCTAGCTTTAGTGTTGATTTTGTTCATTGGGTTTGGTGCAGCGAGTGCTAGTACCTCTGCGTGGGAAACTATTCTTAAGTATCTGCATCCTACTAGTTTTAGCGATCGCGATCCGATATTTCAACAGGATATTGGCTTTTATGTCTTCCAGTTACCGCTTTATGAAGCTATTCGTAACTGGTTGTTATTCGCTTTTGTCTGGGGGCTGATAGTATCTTTTCTGGTTTACTTCCTCAAAGGCATTTTTACACTACGGCAGAACAATGGTCGAAATCCCCTCTATAGGAAAGCTAAAAACCATTTAAGTCTGCTATTGGCGGGAATTGCCACATTGATTGCCATTGATTTCTGGCTCAAACGTTACAGCCTGCTTTACTCAACCAATGGTGTTGTGTTTGGTGCTGGTTACACTGATGTCCATGCACGGTTGTTTGCCTACTGGGTGACAAGTATCATTGCGTTAGTAGTAGCAGTTCTGTTGCTTCTCTCGATTGGGCGGAGAAGTTTTGCTTTACCTATGTTGGGGATTGTATTATTTTTTGTGGCTTTAGTATTGCTCAACGGTGTTTATCCTTGGTTTGTCCAACAATTCATCGTTGAACCGAACGAATTAACTAAAGAAAAGTCTTACATCGCCAACAATATTAAATTTACCCAGAATGCTTATCATTTGCATGACGTGCAGAAGCAAAACTATACAGCCGTAACCCAATTAAATCGCCAAGTTTTGCAGTCAAATCAGCCAACTATCCGCAACATTCGCTTATGGGACTACCGCCCACTTTTGAGTACCTACCGCCAAATTCAAGAGATGCGCCTGTATTATCAATTTCAGAGTGTGGATGTAGATCGCTACACCCTGAATGGCAACTACCAACAGGTGATGCTATCGGGAAGGGAATTGGCTTATTCTCAGTTACCCCAAGAGGCTAAAACTTGGGTTAACCGACGTTTGAAATATACCCACGGCTACGGTTTGGTGATGAGCCCAGTTAATCAAGTCACCTCCGATGGTTTACCGGAATTGTATATCAAAGATATTCCCCCCATCTCTAAGGTGGATCTACAGGTGAGCCAGCCGGCAATTTATTATGGCGAAAAAACTGATAACTATATTTTTACTGGTACAAAAACCCAAGAGTTTGACTATCCTTTAGGGGATGGGAATGCTTATACTAACTACAACGGCAAAGGTGGCGTACCAATACCAACGATGTGGCACAGGCTAGCTTATGCCTACGATTTAGGTAGCCTTCAGATTTTAATTTCCGATTACTTTAATCAACAGTCGCGTATCCATTACTACCGATTGCTTCAGGAAAGGGTAAGTCATGTTGCGCCATTTCTGCACTTGGATAGCGACCCTTACTTAGTAGTAATTGATGGTAGATTGCAGTGGATTTTAGACACTTATACAGTGAGCGATCGCTATCCCTATTCTGAACCAGTAGCCCAGACTATGAACGCCGCCGAAATTCTCAAAGGCGGAAATATTGAACAGATTTTACATCGTGATATCAACTATCTCCGTAACTCAGTTAAGGTATTAGTTGATGCTTACGATGGCACAATGCGGTTTTTTATCGTCGATGAAGCCGATCCCGTACTCCGTACCTACCAAAAGATTTTTCCTCACCTATTTGAATCCAACACGTCAATTCCATCTGAGGTGAAGAATCATTTTCGCTATCCGCAAGACCTGTTTAAAATCCAGGCGCAGATGTATCTTGTTTACCACATGAACGACCCAGAATTATTTTACAACCGGGAAGACTTGTGGCGCTTGCCCATCGAAACCTATGAAGGAAATGAACATATCATGCAGCCTTACTACATGATTATGCGCTTACCAGGAGCAGCCAAGGAAGAATTTATCCAAATTTTACCGTTCACCCCTGCCAACAAAGACAATATGATTGCCTGGATGGCGGCACATTCTAATAGCAAAGAGTACGGTAAGTTACTGTTATACGAATTTCCTAAGCAAAAACTTGTTTTTGGCCCTCGACAAATTGAGGCACGAATTGACCAGGAACCGCAAATTTCCCAGCAGTTTACTTTATGGAGTCAGGCAGGTTCTAAAGTGATTCGTGGAGATTTGTTAGTGATTCCTATTGACCAGTCTTTACTCTATGTTGAACCAGTATATCTGCGGGCAGAACAGGGCGAGTTACCTGAACTGAAGCGGGTAATTGTTGCCTATGACAAAGCTGTGGTGATGGAAGAAACTTTAGAAAAATCTCTAGCAGCAATCTTCGGTGGTGTTCAGGAACAGGAGCAAGTACCTAGCCGCGTAACTGGAGAAGTTCCAAATCTGGCTAAGTCTGCTTTAGCTACTTATCAAAAAGCACAGGAGGCATTACGGCAGGGAAATTGGGCTGAGTATGGACGTTATCAGCAAGAATTGGAGGGAATTTTGCGGAAATTGAATCAGGGTAGTAATACTAATTCGTAA
- a CDS encoding SMR family transporter: MIKFLDQPWLLVAVSACCNCIGTILLKQSRLALNNSSSILVTIASPWFLTALIAYCTGLLLLTKSLDQLPVSIVVPTSQGIVFISITFISHWLFKESLTFKQVTAVSFILVGIIIMSRK, encoded by the coding sequence ATGATTAAATTTTTAGACCAACCTTGGTTACTAGTTGCTGTATCTGCTTGCTGTAACTGCATTGGTACTATTTTACTCAAACAATCACGTTTGGCTCTCAATAATTCTAGCAGCATTCTTGTAACTATCGCTTCTCCTTGGTTTCTTACTGCTCTAATTGCTTACTGCACAGGTTTGCTCCTATTAACCAAATCACTTGATCAACTCCCAGTTTCTATAGTAGTCCCAACTTCTCAAGGAATTGTATTCATTTCAATTACTTTTATTTCTCACTGGTTATTTAAAGAAAGTTTGACATTTAAACAGGTAACTGCCGTAAGTTTCATCTTAGTTGGCATTATTATAATGTCCCGTAAATAA
- a CDS encoding fatty acid desaturase: MKTITSSQVPYSQTVKLFIASLFWFIYLFFIPYIYSSANILPFFLIVFPGGYLFCLLALFMHECWHEYLPGIHNKFFYSVLSWMIFLDHQIFDIVHPSHHSQVNTYQDIEFYPLGEIKKRSLRVIYNFCEVFLGNIFLVLVVNFKILHEPKLKKQYSFKKLGVSLLMRAIFWGGIGYSSHLLLKVNLLQIVIPYALTCWMGSLMIHHSELIEHGNLIVEGKLEERNLKNRNLKPHGVLEKCFLFLTNNHSLEHSLHHSKSNTYTRPFPQKNPMSEQTVYISFAEYSIILKDMLTGKCSKI; encoded by the coding sequence ATGAAGACTATTACTAGCAGCCAAGTTCCATACTCCCAGACTGTTAAACTTTTTATTGCTTCATTATTTTGGTTTATCTATTTGTTTTTTATTCCTTATATATATAGTTCAGCAAATATTTTGCCTTTTTTTTTAATCGTCTTCCCAGGAGGTTATCTTTTTTGTTTGTTAGCACTGTTTATGCATGAATGTTGGCATGAATATTTACCTGGCATTCACAATAAGTTTTTTTACTCAGTTTTATCCTGGATGATATTTCTCGATCATCAAATTTTTGATATAGTGCATCCTTCTCATCATTCTCAAGTAAATACTTATCAAGATATAGAGTTTTATCCTTTAGGAGAGATTAAAAAGCGTTCTCTTCGAGTTATTTATAACTTTTGTGAAGTATTTTTAGGAAATATATTTCTTGTACTTGTGGTTAATTTTAAAATATTGCATGAGCCAAAACTTAAAAAGCAGTACTCCTTTAAAAAACTAGGAGTTTCTCTTTTAATGCGGGCTATTTTTTGGGGCGGAATTGGTTATAGCTCTCATTTACTATTAAAAGTAAATCTGCTTCAAATTGTAATTCCTTATGCCCTTACCTGTTGGATGGGATCTTTAATGATTCATCATAGTGAACTGATAGAACATGGCAACCTAATTGTAGAAGGAAAGTTAGAAGAGCGTAATTTAAAAAATAGGAACTTGAAACCACATGGTGTTTTAGAAAAATGCTTTTTATTTCTTACCAATAATCATTCTTTAGAACATTCATTACATCACTCTAAGTCTAATACTTACACTCGACCATTTCCTCAAAAAAATCCTATGTCTGAGCAAACAGTGTATATTTCATTTGCTGAATATTCGATAATTTTAAAAGATATGCTTACAGGTAAATGCTCGAAAATTTAA
- a CDS encoding glutamate-cysteine ligase family protein, protein MDVVKRRIGLEQEFFLVDEVGHLSDRADEFLQGCHLMAQAQGLNPSYFVPEFVKSMVEINTPPAYSGTELARVYLKNLKLALAVARQMGLRLYPLSSYPLHIMPVMRDRPNYHIQARTVGYEKFLHAGKCTGTHLHLEVPPGVINPRVAVSYNSTSKEREELLNIYNLATACDSALISLTRACPFYEGQAIGLAAHTIRYRGSETFGWEGVYTNLQSVGGLMPYAESVEGLVEQQFARYYAWLQAMEKAGIEPHLFLEAGGSLLKSAWNPVRLNKLGTVEIRCIDSNYPSVILAVITLLDNAAHRVRSEKLTVRPAKGMQIFELVGDRLHVPDFEYLSGELLYTSATEGIKNPKVKAYVDSILQFAMSDTGEGANFLAKLSQDLDRYQTIEAEILQEFTPTTAQLPLDAGLRLVRECCDKLEAQVSWIDTENPLSALDADEILL, encoded by the coding sequence ATGGATGTAGTAAAGCGTCGTATCGGTCTTGAACAAGAGTTTTTTCTGGTAGATGAAGTTGGTCATCTGAGCGATCGCGCTGATGAGTTTTTGCAGGGTTGTCATTTAATGGCGCAAGCACAAGGTTTAAACCCAAGTTACTTTGTGCCTGAGTTCGTCAAGAGTATGGTGGAGATCAATACACCTCCTGCCTATAGTGGTACAGAACTAGCAAGAGTTTATCTTAAAAATCTCAAATTGGCGCTTGCTGTAGCGCGACAGATGGGTTTACGGCTTTATCCTCTGTCTAGCTATCCATTGCATATCATGCCAGTGATGCGCGATCGCCCTAATTATCATATCCAAGCACGGACTGTCGGCTATGAAAAATTTTTGCACGCCGGCAAATGTACTGGCACACATCTGCATTTGGAAGTCCCGCCTGGAGTAATTAACCCTCGTGTTGCCGTATCATACAACTCGACATCAAAAGAGCGAGAAGAGCTACTCAATATCTACAATTTAGCTACAGCTTGCGACTCAGCCCTTATTTCTCTGACACGGGCGTGTCCCTTTTATGAAGGACAGGCGATCGGGCTAGCCGCGCATACAATTCGTTATCGAGGTAGCGAAACCTTTGGCTGGGAAGGAGTTTATACTAATTTACAATCTGTCGGCGGACTCATGCCTTATGCCGAGAGTGTTGAGGGTTTAGTTGAGCAGCAGTTCGCTCGTTACTATGCTTGGCTGCAAGCGATGGAAAAAGCCGGAATCGAACCTCACCTGTTTTTAGAAGCGGGAGGCAGCTTACTTAAGTCAGCTTGGAATCCAGTTAGACTCAACAAACTCGGCACTGTTGAAATAAGATGTATAGATAGTAACTATCCTTCAGTTATTTTAGCTGTAATTACACTGCTCGATAATGCAGCTCATCGAGTTAGGAGCGAGAAGTTAACAGTGAGACCAGCTAAAGGAATGCAGATATTTGAATTAGTAGGCGATCGCCTTCATGTACCAGATTTTGAATATCTCAGTGGTGAATTGCTCTATACCTCAGCTACAGAAGGAATCAAAAACCCCAAAGTCAAGGCTTACGTCGATTCAATTTTGCAGTTTGCTATGAGTGACACTGGCGAAGGAGCAAATTTTTTGGCAAAACTGAGCCAAGACCTTGATCGCTATCAAACGATAGAAGCCGAGATATTACAAGAGTTTACCCCAACAACTGCTCAACTGCCATTAGATGCTGGTTTACGTTTAGTGCGTGAGTGCTGTGACAAGCTAGAAGCGCAAGTTTCATGGATAGACACAGAAAATCCCTTATCAGCGTTGGATGCTGACGAAATATTGTTATAG
- a CDS encoding cation-transporting P-type ATPase — translation MVSFHQPIWELSIESVYESLGTNINGLTENDAARRFERYGANELPETAHRPMWLRFTDQLTHFMALLLWSAGILAFLSNTPQLGWAIWAVIWINAVFSFWQEYQAEQALAALKKVLPVQVRVYRDGQLKQILARELVRGDVMQLEEGDRISADARLVSADNFYVDVSVLTGESLPVARNPDPVHPRQVVPIRAGKTLLHPGEQPLQEQVHPGEIANLVLAGSSVSSGRAIGVVYATGAQTEFGQVAHLTTMVKREPSTLEVQVAQIVRLITAIALGMGVIVFFLTAWLVGMEVKESFIFAIGIIVALVPEGLLPTVTLALAMGVQRMARRNALVRRLSAVETLSAITVICTDKTGTLTKNEMTVRHLWVPSQQQSSSEKPKNNKSFPLLIEVTGAGYDPTNGTLLIPEHFAATWQLNLLLTGAALCSNARLIHLTAPSRWQEIGDPTEAALLVAAAKAGLNLEQLQHQFPRLREIPFDSRRRMMTVVLNWQFSQLWANEFPYLGFTKGAPLEVLRHCQSILREGTVQTLTQADRDMVVRANDDLARQGFRVLGVAARPGDDQLLKEQVQELEQNLIFIGLVAMFDPPRPEVRDAIASCRTAGIKVTMVTGDYGLTAEAIARNIGLANEKVRVVTGEDMGHLSDAQLRQILQYRSCLVFARMSPEHKLRLVQAYQDSGEIVAVTGDGVNDAPALRSANIGIAMGMNGTDVAREAADIVLTDDNFATIVSAIEQGRAVYQNIRKFMTYILASNVAELVPFLAMVALKIPPALVIMQILAIDLGTDMIPALALGAERAEAGIMLQPARAKSKPLLDRSLLLRAYCFLGLIEAALAMLAFFIVWWSNGYGLAQLQAITPTILSHSADMTTVAIYTQATTMTLATIVACQDGNVFACRSEQTSIFRLGFFSNRWIWLGIAIEWLLILAIIYIPPLRHIFGTTPLTLWQCLLLLACPPILLGAEEFRKAIFIRRR, via the coding sequence ATGGTGTCATTCCATCAACCAATCTGGGAATTGTCCATTGAATCCGTCTATGAGTCACTAGGAACTAATATCAATGGTTTAACTGAAAATGACGCAGCACGACGATTTGAGCGCTATGGTGCAAATGAACTGCCAGAAACTGCTCATCGTCCAATGTGGCTCCGCTTCACTGATCAGCTCACCCACTTTATGGCACTATTGCTATGGAGTGCGGGAATTTTGGCATTCTTGTCCAACACGCCTCAACTGGGTTGGGCAATCTGGGCTGTTATCTGGATTAACGCTGTCTTTAGCTTTTGGCAAGAATATCAAGCAGAACAAGCACTGGCGGCATTGAAAAAAGTATTGCCAGTACAAGTGCGCGTATACCGAGATGGGCAATTGAAGCAGATACTGGCAAGAGAGTTAGTCCGGGGTGATGTCATGCAACTGGAAGAAGGCGATCGCATTTCTGCCGATGCACGCCTAGTATCTGCTGATAATTTTTACGTGGATGTCTCAGTTCTCACGGGGGAATCTCTACCAGTTGCTCGTAATCCTGACCCTGTACATCCCCGCCAAGTTGTACCAATTCGTGCTGGCAAAACCTTGTTGCATCCTGGGGAACAGCCTTTGCAAGAGCAGGTTCATCCGGGGGAAATCGCTAATTTGGTTTTAGCTGGCTCTAGCGTCTCATCGGGGCGAGCAATAGGTGTGGTTTATGCTACTGGAGCGCAGACGGAGTTTGGACAAGTCGCACACCTGACCACGATGGTGAAGCGAGAACCCAGCACCTTAGAAGTACAAGTTGCCCAGATTGTGCGCCTAATCACAGCGATCGCTTTGGGTATGGGCGTGATTGTATTCTTTCTCACTGCCTGGTTAGTAGGCATGGAGGTAAAAGAGAGCTTCATTTTTGCGATCGGGATTATTGTGGCGCTAGTTCCTGAAGGATTGCTACCAACCGTCACCCTAGCATTGGCTATGGGAGTACAGCGCATGGCACGACGCAATGCCTTAGTCCGTCGCCTTTCTGCGGTGGAAACTCTCAGTGCAATCACAGTCATTTGTACAGATAAAACAGGAACTTTAACCAAAAATGAAATGACGGTACGTCATCTATGGGTTCCCTCACAACAGCAAAGTAGCAGCGAAAAACCCAAAAATAACAAGTCATTCCCTTTGCTAATTGAAGTCACAGGTGCAGGCTATGACCCTACAAACGGTACACTTCTCATTCCTGAGCATTTTGCCGCCACTTGGCAGTTGAATTTGTTATTAACAGGGGCTGCCCTTTGTTCCAATGCTCGTTTGATTCATCTCACTGCACCCAGCCGTTGGCAAGAAATTGGCGATCCCACAGAAGCAGCGCTGCTGGTTGCTGCGGCTAAAGCCGGGTTGAACTTGGAACAACTACAACATCAGTTTCCTCGCTTGCGGGAAATCCCTTTTGATTCTCGCAGACGGATGATGACGGTGGTGCTGAACTGGCAATTTTCACAGTTGTGGGCAAATGAATTTCCCTATCTCGGTTTCACCAAAGGAGCGCCACTGGAAGTATTGCGACACTGCCAGTCTATCCTGCGGGAAGGAACAGTTCAGACTCTAACTCAGGCTGACCGGGACATGGTGGTGAGAGCTAATGATGACTTGGCCAGACAGGGATTTCGGGTACTGGGGGTTGCTGCTCGTCCAGGTGATGATCAGTTACTAAAGGAACAAGTGCAGGAGTTGGAGCAAAACTTGATATTCATTGGTCTGGTGGCAATGTTCGATCCCCCACGTCCAGAAGTGAGAGACGCGATCGCCAGTTGCCGTACAGCCGGGATCAAAGTGACGATGGTGACAGGAGATTATGGGCTAACTGCCGAAGCGATCGCCCGTAATATTGGTCTAGCAAACGAGAAGGTGCGGGTTGTGACTGGTGAAGATATGGGTCATCTTTCGGATGCTCAACTGCGGCAAATTTTGCAATATCGTTCCTGCTTGGTGTTTGCTCGGATGTCTCCCGAACACAAGTTACGGCTAGTACAGGCTTACCAAGACTCAGGCGAAATAGTAGCTGTAACAGGGGATGGTGTGAATGATGCTCCCGCATTGCGATCGGCTAATATTGGCATTGCTATGGGCATGAACGGCACTGATGTGGCGAGGGAAGCGGCAGATATTGTGTTGACAGATGATAACTTTGCTACCATCGTCAGTGCTATTGAGCAGGGTAGAGCCGTCTATCAAAATATTCGTAAGTTCATGACTTACATCTTGGCATCGAACGTGGCTGAGTTAGTACCTTTCCTGGCAATGGTAGCGTTGAAAATTCCTCCAGCCTTAGTGATCATGCAAATTCTGGCAATTGATTTGGGAACGGACATGATACCTGCATTGGCACTCGGTGCAGAACGCGCAGAAGCAGGCATCATGCTGCAACCCGCTCGTGCCAAATCTAAACCCCTGCTTGATCGCTCCCTACTTCTGCGTGCCTATTGTTTTCTGGGATTAATCGAGGCTGCTTTAGCGATGTTAGCTTTTTTTATTGTTTGGTGGAGCAATGGTTATGGACTTGCCCAGTTGCAAGCTATTACTCCCACTATTCTGTCTCACTCGGCAGATATGACCACAGTTGCCATTTATACCCAGGCTACTACTATGACATTAGCAACCATCGTTGCCTGTCAAGATGGAAACGTTTTTGCTTGTCGTTCTGAACAAACCTCCATATTTAGGTTGGGGTTCTTTTCCAACCGTTGGATCTGGTTGGGCATTGCTATAGAATGGTTGCTAATTCTGGCAATTATTTATATCCCTCCTCTGAGACATATCTTTGGTACTACACCTCTGACTCTCTGGCAATGTTTGCTATTGCTAGCCTGTCCCCCTATCCTGCTGGGAGCAGAAGAATTCCGCAAAGCTATTTTTATCCGCAGGCGCTAA